AACGCCGATCGCGTAGAGGACGACGATGCCGCCGATCACCGAGGCGAGGAAAAAGCCGACGAACTGACGCGCTTCCGAATTGCCCTGGTGTACGAAGCGCTCGGCGATCAGGCCGGTGACGAAAGCGGCAACCGCCCAGCCGAGGATGAAGCCGCCCGAGGGGCCGGCGAAGACGGCAAGCCCGCCGCGACCGCCCGACAGCACGGGCAGGCCGATCGCGACCAATAGGACGAACAGCAGGAACGCCAGCGCGCCGCGCTTGGCGCCGATGATGCAGCCGGCCAGCATGACGCCCATCGATTGCGCGGTGATCGGAACGGGAATGAAGCCGAGCGTGATCGGCGGAATGAGGCCGAGCACGACGACGATTGCGGCGAATAGCGCAATGAGGACGAGGTCTCTGGTGTTCATGTAGTCCTACCCTTTTATTAGAAAGCGCGAATT
This DNA window, taken from Sinorhizobium fredii NGR234, encodes the following:
- a CDS encoding biotin transporter BioY is translated as MNTRDLVLIALFAAIVVVLGLIPPITLGFIPVPITAQSMGVMLAGCIIGAKRGALAFLLFVLLVAIGLPVLSGGRGGLAVFAGPSGGFILGWAVAAFVTGLIAERFVHQGNSEARQFVGFFLASVIGGIVVLYAIGVPWLSAVTGTPLTAAATGALVFIPGDLLKAAIATLAARAVYAGYPLLPARA